Within Azoarcus sp. DD4, the genomic segment GAAGCCGATGAAGGCCAGCGCCGGCACCGCCACCCAGCCGGGCAGCACGCCAGCGGCAAGCACCAGCGCCATCGCCGCGGCGGCCGCGAGGAAGACGGCGACCAGGCGGTCGTGCGCCGCGACCTTGCTGGCAATGAAGCCGCCGACGAAGACGCCGCCGGCCGCCGCCAGCAGGAAGGCGGTGATGCCGCTCGCCGCCGAGGCCAGGCTCAGGCCGTAGAGCGACTGCAGCAGCGGCGTGCCGTAGTTCTGGAAGGCGCCGAAAGCCATGGTGGTGAAGAAGAAGAACAGGAAGCACAGCCACACCGCCGGCACGCGGATGAAGTCGAGCGAGCTTGCGCTGCTCTGCTGCTTGCGCGCCTCGCTGCGCTCGGCGCCGTCGGCCAGCCAGTGGCGGGCGAAGAACAGGCAGGCGACGCTGACGAAAGCAAGCACCGCGGCGCCGACCGCCGCCATCCGCCAGCCGGCGAACGTGGCCAGGCCAACCATGAACACCGGCGCCAGCGCCCAGCCGAGGTTGCCCGACAGGCCATGCGCCGAGAAGGCGTGACCCAGCCGTGCTTCCGACACCTTGCGGTTGAGCAGGCTGAAGTCGGCCGGGTGGAAGACCGCATTGCCGCAGCCGGCGATCACCGCTGCCAGCACCAGCCCGCCCAGCCCCTGCGCCATCGACACCAGCAGCGCGGCGATGCCGAGCAGCGAGACCCCGGCGCTCAGCACGCGATAGGCGCCGAAGCGGTCCACCGCGAATCCGGCGGCGGCCTGGCCGAAGGCGGACACCACGTAGAAGGCGGTCATCGCCAGACCGACACGGGTGAAATCGAGCTCGAAGGCCTGCATCAACCAGGGAAACAGCGACGGCAGCACCAGCTGGAAGAAGTGCGAGGTGCCGTGCGCGAAAGCCACCACGGCGATCACGCCGGCATCGTGGCGGACATGGGTTTGAGCTTGGGTCATGAGCGGCTCCTGCGACAAAAGGCTGCCGACCGATGATAATCCGCTCACCACTTGGCACATGATCGCAAGCGGGACAACTACTATCGAGAACATGCCACGTCCGATTTTCGAACTCCCGCCCCGTCCACAGCCCACCGCCGAGGATCCGATCTCGGTGCTGATGCGCGAGCCGCCGCCGGATTCCATCATTCCCTGGCACAGCCACCCCTGGGGTCAACTCGCCTATCCGGTGAGCGGCGCAGTCTGCATGGACGTCCCCGGCAGCCGCTGGCTGGTGCCGCCCTTCCGCGCGGTATGGGTGCCGCCAGGCGTCGAACACCAGCAGAGCATGCTCGGCCATGTGCGCCTGCGCGTGGTCCATGTCTCCGGCGATTGTGCCGCACTGCCGCCGTCGCAGTGCGCGGTGCTGGAGATCACCCCGCTGATGCGCGAACTGATCGAAGCGCTGCTCCCCCGCCCACCGCAAAGCGAGCGCCGCACGCAGATCCAGGCGCTGCTGCTGACCGAGCTGGGCCAGGCACGCACGCTGGACCTGCGCCTGCCGCAGCCGGTGGATCGCCGCCTGTGCGCCCTGTGCGAAGCGCTGATGGCGGATCCGGCCGACAATGCCCCGCTCACGGAATGGGCGCGTCGGGTCGGCGCCAGCAGTCGCACGCTGGCGCGCCTGTTCCAAAGCGAGATGGGCATGAGCTTCGGCCTGTGGCGCCAGCAGGTACGGCTGACCCACGCCACGGTGCTGGTCGCCCAAGGCCGGCCCTATGCCGAGATTGCTGCGGAACTCGGCTACGCCAGCCCGAGCGCGTTCTCGGCAATGTTCCGCCGTGCTTTCGGCTGTTCGCCGCGCCAGTTCTACGCGGCGCAGCCGGCGGCCGGCTAGGCGGTGGTCCTCGCCGAATGTTCCGCCATGTAGGCAGCGAAGGCGTCGGCCGGCATCGGCCGGCCGAAGTGGTAGCCCTGCGCCTCGTCGCAAGCGTAGCTGCGCAGGCGCTCGACCAGGTGTTCGTGCTCGACGCCCTCGGCGATGGTCTTGAGCCCCAGGCTGCGCGCCATCTGGATGATGGCCTGCACCAGCGCGGCATCGTCCGGGTTCTTGTCCATCTCGCGCACGAAGGACTGGTCGATCTTCAGCTTGTCCACCGCGAAGCGCTTGAGGTAGGACAGGCTGGAATAGCCGGTGCCGAAATCGTCGATGGACAACCGCAGCCCCAGGCGCTTGAAGCGTTGCACGCTTTCGAGCACCGAATCGACGTCGCCGAGCAGGATGGACTCGGTCAGTTCCAGCTCCAGATACTCGGCGTCCAGCCCGGCGGCGGCGAGCGCGTCCGCCACCGTCTGGTAGAGCTCGGGACTGCGGAACTGCACGGCCGAGAGATTGACCGCCACAACGATCTCCGGCAGACCGGCCTGCTGCCAGCGCGCTGCCTGCCGGCAGGCCTCCTCCAGCACCCAGGCGCCGATCTGCACGATGAGGCCGCTGTCTTCGGCCAGCGGGATGAAGCGCGCCGGCGAGATCTCGCCCTGTTCCGGATGGCGCCAGCGGATCAGGGCCTCGGCGCCGGTCACCTCGCCGCTGACAAGGTCGATCTGGGGCTGGTAATGCAGCACCAGTTCCTTGCGCTCGACGGCACCACGCAGGCGGCCGAGCAGGGCCAGACGTTCGAGCGCGTTGGCGTTCATCCCCTCGTCGAAGAAGCGATGGGCGTTGCGCCCCGCCGCCTTGGCCTGGAACATCGCCGTGTCGGCCTTCTTGAACAGGGTCTCGAAATCGCGGCCGTCCTCCGGAAACACCGCCGCACCGAGCGACACCGTGGTCACCAGTTCGTGGTGATCGATCTCCATCGGCGCAGCCAACTGCTGCAGCACCTTGCCGATGACGGCAGTGATGGTGCCGGTATCACCGGCATCGGCCAGCAGCACCAGGAATTCGTCGCCGCCCACACGGCACACCGCGTCGGTCTCGCGCATGCAGGCGGTGAGCCGGCCGGCGGTGCGCTTGAGCAGCGCGTCGCCGGCAACGTGTCCGAGCGAATCGTTGATGACCTTGAAGTTGTCGAGATCGAGATAGAGCAGCGCACAGCGGCGGCCTTCGCGTTCGGCATAGGCGGCGACCTGCAGGAAGCGCTCCTGGAACAGCAGCTTGTTCGGCAGGCCGGTGAGCACGTCGTGATGGGCGAGGAACTCGATGCGCGCCACCGCCGCCTTGCGCTCGGTGATGTCGCGCACGAAGGCGAAGAAGCGCGCGCCCATCGCGCCATCGATGTAGTTGATGCTGACCTCGATGTCGCAGAAGCTGCCGTCCTGCCGCCGCCAGCGGCTGTCGAAGCGGCCGGCGCCCGCCGCGGCCACTGCCTCGAGGCGTGCACCGATGGCCGCAGCATCCAGCGCCGCTTCCAGCGCGCCCACGCCCATTTCCAGCATCTGCCCCCGGCTGTAGCCGCTGAGCTCGCAGGCTGCGTCATTCACCTCGGTGAAACGGCCCGCCCAGTCGAGGATGACGAAGGCGTCCATCGAGGCGCGGATGATGGTGCCATAGCGTTCCTCCGCCATGCGGAAGTCGGTGACGTCGGTGGCCACGCCGCCAACCCCGACCAGCTCGCCGTGATCGTCCACAATCGGAAAGCGCACCGCCTCGAATACGCGCTCGTCGTCGCCGACGCGGAGCTTGTCGGTGCCCATCACCACCGTCCGCTCGCGGATGACCTGCTGGTTGTCGTCGTCGATGCGGCGCGCGTACTGTGCCGGGAACACCTCGAAGGCATTGCGCCCGATGATGCCCGCCCGCGGCCGGCCGGCCAGGCGTTCGAAGGCCGTATTGACCAGGGTGTAGCGGAAATCGCGGTCGGTCATGTAGATCGCCGACGGCGAGTTCTCGGCAAAGGCGGTGGACAGGGCCTGGCTCTTGCGCAGTGCGGCAGTGCGCTCGATGACCTTGCTTTCCAGTTCCGCCTCCTTCTGCTTGAGGTTGCGGAACAGCAGGTCGTAGGGCGCGACGATGCCGGTCACGAGGACGGCGCGGTACAGGAAATAGGCCGAGGCCAGCAGCAGGTAGTGGCCGTACTCGTTGGCCGCGCCGAACACGCTGACGTACTGGGTGAAGGCCAGCTCGGCGAGGATGCCGAGCACGATGGAGGCCATGATGGTCGCGAGGACCGCGTTGTCGAAGTGGCGACGCTGCCGGTAGAGCACCAGCAGGCTGGCGACGAAGATGCCGGCGATGACGTATTCGCTGCCGATCTTGAAGGCAGTGAGCCCCTGCTCTTCCACGTAGCAGTCGGGAAACACCCCGGTCAGCACCGCGGCGATCAGTGCCGCCGTGATCGCCGCGTATCCGCCGATCAGCACGCGGCCATTCACCCTGCGGTGCGCCACCCCGGCGGCCAGCAGGAAGGACAGGCTTTCGAGATAGCGGAAGGCGATCCACAACTGGGTTGGCAGATTGGCGTCGTAGCCCTTGAGGATGCCCACGCCCTTGTAGCCGAGCGTGTGCAGCAGCTCCAGCCCGGCGATGAAGACGGCCGCGATGCCAATTACCGACAGGAAGGCATTGCCCGACCAGCGGCGCGAATGCCAGGCGAGCACGAACATGCCGCCGAGCACGAAGATGCGGATCGACTCGACCAGCGTGTGAAACAGCAGGAAGCTGTAGCGGGCGCACAGGTGCAGCGCCACGATGGTGACCAGCAGGCCCGCCAGCTGGGCGGGGCCGACCAGGGGCGTCTGCACGGAAGAAGCGGGGACGTAGAGTTTCATCGGCAGGCGGAAACCGGGGGTCAGTACCATGGCGTCGGTCTCGACATGAGTCTTAGTGTTTGCGCTGCAACTTGCGCAACGCGCTTGCCACGGCGTTCATCTCGCGCAGCAGGGTCTCGAGCTGAGCGCCGCTTGCGGCCGGATCGCCGGCGCGTGCGGCCTGCTCGACCTCACGCGCGGCCGCCATCGCGCGCTGTGCGCCGAACAAGCCGACCGAGCCCTTGATCGAGTGGGCGATCTCGCCCAGGCGCTTCAGGTCGTTGGCGCTGCCGGCCTTGCGCAGCTCGGCCAGGGTGCCGCCGAGATCGCGGAAGAAGACGCTCAGCAACTGCTGCACGATGTCCTCGTCACCGTCGAACATCGCCCGCGCCTCGTCGAGATTGGCAACCTCCCCACCGGCGGCGCCATCGACATCGAGCAGGCTGTCGTCGCCGACCTCGTCGGCACCGTCTTCCGGCGAACACACCCTGTGGATGGCCGCGAGCAGATCGGCCGGGCGGATAGGCTTGGCGACGTAATCGTCCATGCCGGCCTCCAGGCAGCGCGCGCGGTCGCCCTCCATGGCGTGCGCGGTCATTGCGACGATGGGCGTGGCGTGCCAGCCGCCCTGCATCGCCCAGCTGCGCCTCGCCTCGCGGGCGCGTATCGCCTGCGTCGCCTCGATCCCGCCCATCACCGGCATCTGCAGGTCCATCAGCACCAGGTCGAAGTGGTCGGCATCGAAGGCTTCGATCGCTTCGGCACCATTGTTGGCGATGGAAACCATGTGGCCGATGCGCTCCAGCATGCGCGAGGCGACGGTCTGGTTCACCGGATTGTCCTCGACCAGCAGGATCTTGAGCTTGCGCGGCGGCGTCACCTCCTCGCGCAGGATGTCGGTCAGCGAGCGTTCCGGATCGAAGGCCAGCAGCGCATCCTCGTCATTGCCACTGCTGCCCAGCCGGGCGATGCGCAGGGCGTCGCACAGGTCTTCGGCCGAGAAAGGCTTGGACAGGCGCGACTGCAAACCGAGCTGCTGGCAGCGCACCAGATCGTTGCGCTGCGAATGGCTGGACAGCATCAGCACGATGCGATCGAGCATCGGCGCCGCCTCCAGGTAACGCTCCGCCAGCGCGAATCCGCCCGGCGCCGGCATGTCGGCATCGGTCAGCACGAAATCGAAGGGCTTGTTGCTCGCGTGTGCTGCGGCAAGCGCACCCAGCGCAGTCGCGCCGTCGGCCGCCACCACCGGCTTCATGCCGCGTTGACCCAGCAGTGTCGACAGCCGCGCCGCGAAAGCGGCGTTGACCGCGACGATCAGCACCCGGGCCCCCTCCAGCGCATCGACCCGCGGCGGCATGGCCGCCGCCACCTCCACCAGCCGCGCGCTGAAGCGGAACACGCTGCCTTCGCCAGGCGTGCTGGTGACACCGATGTCGCCGCCCATCAGCGACACCAGGTGCTCGCAGATGGCCAGGCCCAGGCCGGTGCCGCCGTACTTGCGGGTGGTGGAGCTGTCGGCCTGGGCGAAGGCGCCGAAGATGCTGTCGAGCTTGTCGGCGGGGATGCCGATGCCGGTGTCGCGCACCGCGATCTCCAGTGTCAGCGAACGTTCCGCCCGCTCCCGCACGCTCACGGCGATCTCGATCTCGCCTCGCTCGGTGAACTTGATGGCATTGCCGATCAGGTTGGTCAGCACCTGGCGCAGACGCACCGGATCGCCGCGCAGCACCGCCGGCACCTCCGGCGCGATATCGAAGAAGAGTTCGACGCCTTTCTGGTGGGCACGCAGGGCGAGCGTGCGCACCGTTTCGGCCACCACCGAGGTGATCGAGAAGTCGATTTCTTCCAGGCTGAGGCGGCCGGCCTCGATGCGGGAGAAATCGAGGATGTCGTTGATGATGGTGAGCAGCGCCTCGGCCGAAGACTTCACCGTCTGCAGGTAGTCGCGCTGCTCCGGCGCCAGCGCCGAATCGAGCAGCAGCTCGGTCATGCCGAGGATGCCGTTCATCGGCGTGCGGATCTCGTGGCTCATGTTGGCGAGGAAGTCGCCCTTGGCGCGACTGGCCGCCTCGGCCGCTTCCTTGGCCTGCAGCAATTCGAGCTCGCGCAGGCGGTGGCTGGTGACATCGCGATAGATGCCGACGACACGGCGCCAACGTCCGTCGCCGCCACGCTCCTTGGCCTGGCCGCGGACCAGCACCCAGCGCCAGGCATCGTCGGCACCGAGCACGCGGAACTCGCATTCGAAGCGCGACTCGCCGTCGCGCAGATGGGCGACGAACTCGTCGCGCAACATCTCCCGGTCTTCGCCACGCACCAGCGGAAGCCAGTCTTCCAGGCGGCCGCCGATGCTCCCCGGGTCGTAGCCGAGCCAGGCCCAGCCCTGCGCGTCGACGTTGAGTTCGCCGTGTTCGCAATCCCAGTCCCACAGTCCGGCGCCGGCGCCCATGGTGGCGAGCTGCAGGCGCTCCTGGGCCACAGCGAGATCATGCAGCGCGGCATCGCGCTCCGCGCGCAGACGCGATGCCTCGTCCTGCGGCGCCTCGCCGCCGTCGTCCTGATCGGGCTCCGCGGACCGGGCGCTCATTGCCGGGCTCAGCGCAAACCGAGCACGTCCTGCATGTCGAACAGACCGGAGCGGCGCCCCGCGAGGAAGCGCGCCGCCCGCAGCGAGCCGAGCGCATACGGCATGCGGCTGCCCGACTTGTGGGTGATCTCGATGCGCTCGCCGATGCCGGCGAAAAGCACGGTGTGATCGCCGACCACATCGCCGCCGCGGATGGTGGAGAAACCGATGGTCTCGGCCTTGCGCTCGCCGGTGACACCTTCGCGGCCGTAGATCGCGCAGTTTTCCAGATCGCGCCCCAGCTCGCGGGCAACGACTTCGCCCATGCGCAGCGCCGTGCCCGACGGGGCATCGACCTTGAAGCGATGGTGCGCCTCGATCACTTCGACGTCGTAGCCTTCGTCGAGGATGCGCGCCGCCACTTCGAGCAGGCGGAACACCGCATTCACGCCAACCGCCATGTTGGGCGCGAAGACTACCGGGATCGCCTCGGCCGCCCTGGCGATCGCGGCCTTGCCGGCGGCGTCGAAGCCGGTGGTGCCGATCACCATCGCCTTGCCGAACTCGCGGGCGATGGCGAGGTGCGCCAGCGTGCCCTCCGGCCGGGTGAAGTCGATCACGCAATCGGCGGCGGCGATGGCCGCGCGCACGTCGTCCGTGATCGCGACGCCGCTCGCCACGCCGACGAACTCGCCGGCATCGCGGCCGATGAAGGTGCTGCCGGCGCGGTCGAAGGCGGCCGCAAGCGCGATCTCTTCGTCCTTCAGCGCAGCCTCGATCAGCATGCGGCCCATGCGGCCGGAAGCCCCTGCAATTGCGACACGTACAGGTGTGGTCATGTTCTTTCCTGGATGCTGGGCGGCGACATCCGGCCGCCGCGATTATTGCTTGCCGTCGGCCGGCACTTCCACCACGCGGGTGCGGCTGCTCTGCTGCTGGGCGGCGGCATTCTGCGCATCGCCCGCCTGGATGTCGCCTTCCACGTGGTCGAGCTTGTCGTCGACGAAGAACACCGAGAACACCCGCTGCTCCGGTTCGCCGCTGCCCGGCTTGAAGCGGTAGACGTAGTCCCAGCGATTGGTGCGGAAGATGTCCACGACCAGCGGGGAACCGAGCACGAAGCGCACCTGCTCGCGGGTCATGCCGCGCTTGAGCTGGGCCACCATGGCCTGGTCGACGTAGTTGCCCTGGCGGATGTCGATCCGGTAGGGGTCGACCTTCTGCGCGATCGTGCCAAAGGAGCAAGCGGTGAGCAGACTGGCGGCGGCGAGCGCCGTGATGAGCGATGAACGCATGTGGGATTTCGCGGTTGGGCGCCGTACAGACCGACGCTGGTTCTCAGTAAAGGGCAAAAAATATAACATAGCGAGGTACGGCGACACCGCCCTGCTTATTTTCCCCCCACAGGACGACCATGTCCGAGAACTCCAAGAACCTCAAGAGTATCGGTCTGAAGGCCACGTATCCGCGCCTGAAGATTCTCGACCTTTTCCAGACCTCCGATCAGCGCCACCTCACCGCCGAGGACGTCTATCGCCTGCTGATGGGGGAAGGCATGGACATCGGCCTCGCCACCGTCTACCGCGTCCTCACCCAGTTCGAACAGGCCGGCCTGCTCGAACGGCACTACTTCGAATCCGGCAAGGCGGTTTTCGAGCTCAACCAGGGCGGCCATCACGACCACCTCGTCTGCCTGCAGTGCGGCAAGGTCGAGGAATTCTTCGATCCGGAAATCGAAAAGCGCCAGAACGCGATTGCCGAAGAACGCGGCTTCGCGGTCAAGGAACACGCCCTCTATCTCTACGCCGACTGCCTGCGCAAGGACTGCCCCAACCGCCACGGCGAGCACTGAACGCTACGGCGCGCCGCGCCGTGGCGGGTTCTCCCATACCAGCGAAGGGGCGACCCTGGGCCGGCGGGATTCGATTCTGCCCGCCGCTCAGGCCAGGCCGAGCATCTCCGCTGCATGCTGACGGGTGGTGGCGGTGATGTTCACGCCGCCGAGCATGCGCGCAATTTCCTCGATGCGCGCCTCGCTGTCGAGCGGCCGCACCTCACTCAGGGTTTCGCCCTCGCGCTCGGCCTTGGCGATGCGCCATTGCCAGTCGGCGCAGGCGGCAACCTGGGGCAGATGGGTGACGCACAGCACCTGGCGCTCGCGCCCGAGGCGGTGCAGCAGCTTGCCGACGATCTCGGCCACGCGCCCGCCGATGCCGACGTCGACCTCGTCGAAGATCAGCGTCGGCGTCGCCGAATCGCGGCTGGTCATGACCTGGATGGCCAGTCCGATGCGCGCCAGCTCGCCACCGGACGCCACCTTGGCGAGGCTGCGCAGATCCTGACCGGCATTGGCGGCCACGCGGAACTCCACCTGCTCGACCCCGTGCGCACCCGGCTCGCAAGCCTCCAGCGCCACCTGGAAGCGGCCGCCTTCCATCGCCAGCGTCTGCATCGCCTCGCTGATCTCTCGCGACAGCGCTTCGGCTGCAGGCCGCCGTGCGGCCGACAGGCGCGCCGCCGCCGCATCGAAAGCCACACGCGCCTCTGCCTCTGCCCCGGCCAGCCGCACCGGATCGGCCTGGGCTTCCAGCATCTCGCTGCGCTCACGCCACTGGCCGGCAAGCGCGGGCAGCTCTTCCGGCGCAACGCGATACTTGCGCGCCACATCCATGACCGCCGCGATGCGCCGCTCCACTTCGCCGAGGCGCTGCGGATCGAGATCCAGCCTCTCCCGGTAGCGGCGCAGGGCGTGCAGCGCCTCGTCGGCCTGGATCGCCGCCGAGGACAACAGCTCGCGCACGTCGGCCAGCCCGGCGTCGACATCGGCCAGTTCGGCGATGCGGCCATCGAGATGGCGCAACACCGCGCACACCGCGTAATCGCCCTCGCCCAGCGCCGTGAGGGTTTCGTCCGCCCCCTCCATCAGGCTGGCCGCGTGGGCAAGGCGACCGTGTTCGGCATTGATGTCGCCCCACTCGGCCGGATCGAAGGCGAGTTCGTCGAGCTCGGCGAGCTGCCAGCCCAGCAGTTCGCGCTCGCGCGCCGACGCCGCCGAATCCTGCTCGGCGTTGCGGCGCAGGGTGGCGATGCGCTGCCACTCGCGATGACAGGCAAGCACTTCCGCCGCCAGCGTGCCCGCCCCGGCGTGGGCATCGAGCAGCTGACGCTGCGCGTCCCCGCGCAGCAGCGCATGATGGGCATGCTGGCCGTGAATGTCGGCCAGCCATTCACCGGCTTCGCGCAGTTGCGCCAGCGTGACCGGCGTGCCGTTGATCCAGGCGCGGCTGCGGCCATTGGTATCGACCACGCGGCGCAGGATCAGCACGCCATCGTCGATCGAAAGTTCGTGTTCCCCCATCCAGGCGCCGAAGGCCGCCGTCACCGACGGATCGGACGGCGGATCGAACTCGGCGGCGATGTCCGCCTTGTCGCGTCCGCGCCGGACCACCGCGCTTTCGGCCCGCCCGCCCAGGGCGAGCCCGAGCGCATCGAGCAGGATGGATTTGCCGGCGCCGGTCTCGCCGGTGAGCGCGCCGAAGCCGGCGCCGAATTCGAGTTCGAGGCGGTCGACGATGACGAAGTCGCGGATGGTCAGGCGGCGCAGCATGATGGTCTGGGATCGGGAAAATGCCGTCAGGCGCGCTGACGGGCTTCAGTTGTGACGGGGCGTCGCGCTCCAGTGCAGCTTCTCGCGCAGCATCGCGTAGTAGCTGTAGCCTTCGGGATGGAGCAGGCGCACCGCCAGCGGCGAACGGGTGATCTTGACGCAGTCGCCGGCGCGGGCGTCGAAACGCGCCTGACCGTCGAAGTGGATGCGGGCATCGTGCGGCGGCAACAGCACGATCTCGATGCGGCAGG encodes:
- the fur gene encoding ferric iron uptake transcriptional regulator, translated to MSENSKNLKSIGLKATYPRLKILDLFQTSDQRHLTAEDVYRLLMGEGMDIGLATVYRVLTQFEQAGLLERHYFESGKAVFELNQGGHHDHLVCLQCGKVEEFFDPEIEKRQNAIAEERGFAVKEHALYLYADCLRKDCPNRHGEH
- a CDS encoding PAS domain-containing hybrid sensor histidine kinase/response regulator, with translation MSARSAEPDQDDGGEAPQDEASRLRAERDAALHDLAVAQERLQLATMGAGAGLWDWDCEHGELNVDAQGWAWLGYDPGSIGGRLEDWLPLVRGEDREMLRDEFVAHLRDGESRFECEFRVLGADDAWRWVLVRGQAKERGGDGRWRRVVGIYRDVTSHRLRELELLQAKEAAEAASRAKGDFLANMSHEIRTPMNGILGMTELLLDSALAPEQRDYLQTVKSSAEALLTIINDILDFSRIEAGRLSLEEIDFSITSVVAETVRTLALRAHQKGVELFFDIAPEVPAVLRGDPVRLRQVLTNLIGNAIKFTERGEIEIAVSVRERAERSLTLEIAVRDTGIGIPADKLDSIFGAFAQADSSTTRKYGGTGLGLAICEHLVSLMGGDIGVTSTPGEGSVFRFSARLVEVAAAMPPRVDALEGARVLIVAVNAAFAARLSTLLGQRGMKPVVAADGATALGALAAAHASNKPFDFVLTDADMPAPGGFALAERYLEAAPMLDRIVLMLSSHSQRNDLVRCQQLGLQSRLSKPFSAEDLCDALRIARLGSSGNDEDALLAFDPERSLTDILREEVTPPRKLKILLVEDNPVNQTVASRMLERIGHMVSIANNGAEAIEAFDADHFDLVLMDLQMPVMGGIEATQAIRAREARRSWAMQGGWHATPIVAMTAHAMEGDRARCLEAGMDDYVAKPIRPADLLAAIHRVCSPEDGADEVGDDSLLDVDGAAGGEVANLDEARAMFDGDEDIVQQLLSVFFRDLGGTLAELRKAGSANDLKRLGEIAHSIKGSVGLFGAQRAMAAAREVEQAARAGDPAASGAQLETLLREMNAVASALRKLQRKH
- a CDS encoding helix-turn-helix domain-containing protein — protein: MPRPIFELPPRPQPTAEDPISVLMREPPPDSIIPWHSHPWGQLAYPVSGAVCMDVPGSRWLVPPFRAVWVPPGVEHQQSMLGHVRLRVVHVSGDCAALPPSQCAVLEITPLMRELIEALLPRPPQSERRTQIQALLLTELGQARTLDLRLPQPVDRRLCALCEALMADPADNAPLTEWARRVGASSRTLARLFQSEMGMSFGLWRQQVRLTHATVLVAQGRPYAEIAAELGYASPSAFSAMFRRAFGCSPRQFYAAQPAAG
- a CDS encoding MFS transporter → MTQAQTHVRHDAGVIAVVAFAHGTSHFFQLVLPSLFPWLMQAFELDFTRVGLAMTAFYVVSAFGQAAAGFAVDRFGAYRVLSAGVSLLGIAALLVSMAQGLGGLVLAAVIAGCGNAVFHPADFSLLNRKVSEARLGHAFSAHGLSGNLGWALAPVFMVGLATFAGWRMAAVGAAVLAFVSVACLFFARHWLADGAERSEARKQQSSASSLDFIRVPAVWLCFLFFFFTTMAFGAFQNYGTPLLQSLYGLSLASAASGITAFLLAAAGGVFVGGFIASKVAAHDRLVAVFLAAAAAMALVLAAGVLPGWVAVPALAFIGFCTGVAGPSRDILVRRSAVSRFGASAYGRIYGLVYSGIDSGMALAPLAFGPLMDGRHFSMVMAGVAVLQIGAVVSALAAARRAEAPAAAVASA
- a CDS encoding outer membrane protein assembly factor BamE — protein: MRSSLITALAAASLLTACSFGTIAQKVDPYRIDIRQGNYVDQAMVAQLKRGMTREQVRFVLGSPLVVDIFRTNRWDYVYRFKPGSGEPEQRVFSVFFVDDKLDHVEGDIQAGDAQNAAAQQQSSRTRVVEVPADGKQ
- the dapB gene encoding 4-hydroxy-tetrahydrodipicolinate reductase: MTTPVRVAIAGASGRMGRMLIEAALKDEEIALAAAFDRAGSTFIGRDAGEFVGVASGVAITDDVRAAIAAADCVIDFTRPEGTLAHLAIAREFGKAMVIGTTGFDAAGKAAIARAAEAIPVVFAPNMAVGVNAVFRLLEVAARILDEGYDVEVIEAHHRFKVDAPSGTALRMGEVVARELGRDLENCAIYGREGVTGERKAETIGFSTIRGGDVVGDHTVLFAGIGERIEITHKSGSRMPYALGSLRAARFLAGRRSGLFDMQDVLGLR
- a CDS encoding EAL domain-containing protein; this encodes MVLTPGFRLPMKLYVPASSVQTPLVGPAQLAGLLVTIVALHLCARYSFLLFHTLVESIRIFVLGGMFVLAWHSRRWSGNAFLSVIGIAAVFIAGLELLHTLGYKGVGILKGYDANLPTQLWIAFRYLESLSFLLAAGVAHRRVNGRVLIGGYAAITAALIAAVLTGVFPDCYVEEQGLTAFKIGSEYVIAGIFVASLLVLYRQRRHFDNAVLATIMASIVLGILAELAFTQYVSVFGAANEYGHYLLLASAYFLYRAVLVTGIVAPYDLLFRNLKQKEAELESKVIERTAALRKSQALSTAFAENSPSAIYMTDRDFRYTLVNTAFERLAGRPRAGIIGRNAFEVFPAQYARRIDDDNQQVIRERTVVMGTDKLRVGDDERVFEAVRFPIVDDHGELVGVGGVATDVTDFRMAEERYGTIIRASMDAFVILDWAGRFTEVNDAACELSGYSRGQMLEMGVGALEAALDAAAIGARLEAVAAAGAGRFDSRWRRQDGSFCDIEVSINYIDGAMGARFFAFVRDITERKAAVARIEFLAHHDVLTGLPNKLLFQERFLQVAAYAEREGRRCALLYLDLDNFKVINDSLGHVAGDALLKRTAGRLTACMRETDAVCRVGGDEFLVLLADAGDTGTITAVIGKVLQQLAAPMEIDHHELVTTVSLGAAVFPEDGRDFETLFKKADTAMFQAKAAGRNAHRFFDEGMNANALERLALLGRLRGAVERKELVLHYQPQIDLVSGEVTGAEALIRWRHPEQGEISPARFIPLAEDSGLIVQIGAWVLEEACRQAARWQQAGLPEIVVAVNLSAVQFRSPELYQTVADALAAAGLDAEYLELELTESILLGDVDSVLESVQRFKRLGLRLSIDDFGTGYSSLSYLKRFAVDKLKIDQSFVREMDKNPDDAALVQAIIQMARSLGLKTIAEGVEHEHLVERLRSYACDEAQGYHFGRPMPADAFAAYMAEHSARTTA
- the recN gene encoding DNA repair protein RecN, whose protein sequence is MLRRLTIRDFVIVDRLELEFGAGFGALTGETGAGKSILLDALGLALGGRAESAVVRRGRDKADIAAEFDPPSDPSVTAAFGAWMGEHELSIDDGVLILRRVVDTNGRSRAWINGTPVTLAQLREAGEWLADIHGQHAHHALLRGDAQRQLLDAHAGAGTLAAEVLACHREWQRIATLRRNAEQDSAASARERELLGWQLAELDELAFDPAEWGDINAEHGRLAHAASLMEGADETLTALGEGDYAVCAVLRHLDGRIAELADVDAGLADVRELLSSAAIQADEALHALRRYRERLDLDPQRLGEVERRIAAVMDVARKYRVAPEELPALAGQWRERSEMLEAQADPVRLAGAEAEARVAFDAAAARLSAARRPAAEALSREISEAMQTLAMEGGRFQVALEACEPGAHGVEQVEFRVAANAGQDLRSLAKVASGGELARIGLAIQVMTSRDSATPTLIFDEVDVGIGGRVAEIVGKLLHRLGRERQVLCVTHLPQVAACADWQWRIAKAEREGETLSEVRPLDSEARIEEIARMLGGVNITATTRQHAAEMLGLA